From one Nonomuraea polychroma genomic stretch:
- a CDS encoding antibiotic biosynthesis monooxygenase, with protein MREHFIWVTTRRIRPGTLEEFEQAWRPEPYPEGLHHAYAYWTEDGLEITGVSFWDSKEACDAWRESEGEARRREAMAPYVVEEREGFYRGRELAVPVR; from the coding sequence ATGAGGGAACACTTCATCTGGGTGACAACGCGCCGCATCAGGCCGGGCACGTTGGAGGAGTTCGAACAGGCCTGGCGTCCGGAGCCCTACCCGGAGGGTCTGCACCACGCCTACGCGTACTGGACCGAGGATGGGCTGGAGATCACCGGGGTGTCGTTCTGGGATTCGAAGGAGGCGTGCGACGCCTGGCGAGAGTCGGAGGGCGAGGCACGCCGGCGCGAGGCCATGGCCCCGTATGTCGTGGAGGAGCGAGAAGGCTTCTACCGGGGCCGCGAGCTCGCCGTACCCGTGCGATGA
- a CDS encoding lantibiotic dehydratase C-terminal domain-containing protein produces the protein MSGQWVSAHVFHYGDLDALVTEVVSPVVGALDAEEHFFLRYWEGGQHVRLRLKTADPDRARDLVRSAAAAHFAGHPSTPPFGQDVYRRFAAVVAREERREHFDERLRPGETVEFIAYEPEHAAYGDEACLAAVERHFTDSSTLALRVLRAGTPMDQRVAIGLAALTLTLAVAEPDLPAAATRFTETAGPTSAQGSRQEALLRQAANLWSSTPGGLLGTWRESVESLRAALEPLHAAGRCRPRDPGSPHAHLAMALPPARRTVPLILLRCAHLFHNRLGLGREAELRTTYLLASTLTELAASRR, from the coding sequence GTGAGCGGGCAGTGGGTGAGCGCGCACGTGTTCCACTACGGCGACCTGGACGCGCTGGTGACGGAGGTCGTGTCCCCTGTCGTCGGCGCGCTGGACGCGGAGGAGCACTTCTTCCTGCGGTATTGGGAGGGCGGACAGCATGTCCGGCTCCGGCTGAAGACGGCCGACCCGGACCGGGCCCGCGACCTGGTACGTTCTGCCGCCGCCGCCCATTTCGCCGGGCATCCGTCCACGCCCCCGTTCGGCCAGGACGTCTACCGCCGTTTCGCCGCGGTCGTCGCCCGGGAGGAACGTAGAGAGCACTTCGACGAGCGGTTGCGGCCGGGGGAGACGGTCGAGTTCATCGCGTACGAGCCGGAGCACGCCGCCTACGGGGACGAGGCCTGCCTGGCGGCCGTGGAGCGCCACTTCACAGACTCCAGCACGCTGGCGCTGCGCGTGTTGCGCGCGGGCACGCCGATGGACCAGCGGGTGGCCATCGGCCTGGCCGCGCTGACGCTCACCCTGGCCGTCGCCGAACCCGATCTCCCCGCCGCCGCGACCCGCTTCACCGAGACCGCCGGGCCCACCTCGGCTCAAGGATCGCGCCAGGAAGCGCTCCTGCGGCAGGCCGCGAACCTCTGGAGCTCCACCCCCGGCGGTTTGCTGGGGACCTGGCGCGAGTCGGTCGAGTCGTTGCGCGCGGCGCTCGAGCCGCTGCACGCCGCAGGCCGATGCAGGCCACGGGACCCGGGCTCACCGCACGCCCACCTGGCGATGGCGCTGCCGCCCGCCCGCCGTACCGTGCCGCTCATCCTCCTGCGGTGCGCCCATCTCTTCCACAACCGCCTGGGGCTCGGCCGCGAAGCCGAGCTGCGGACGACATACCTGCTCGCCAGCACCCTGACCGAACTCGCCGCATCGCGGAGGTAA
- a CDS encoding MOSC domain-containing protein, which translates to MRLVDIRIYPVKSGAGCRVPEATVEPWGLAGDRRWAVVDEAGDNLWLGEHPRMASVRAQNVDGGGLLLSAPGMPDLKVPPAAGEPVPVGFTGLDQAIAASDDAHTWFTRLLGCPARLVWLDDPRRRTIDPAHGGLPGEVVSFAWDAPLLLTSAASLRLLDEQIGGDTPLDMARFRPNVVIDGAEPYAEDSWTEIRIGEVGFRVSELCDRCAVTTIDPVTLVKDKEPIRTLAKHRRWDGKTWFGIRLVPQNAGRLRLGAPVFVKPDSRS; encoded by the coding sequence ATGAGACTGGTCGATATCCGGATTTATCCCGTTAAATCCGGTGCCGGATGTCGCGTGCCCGAAGCCACCGTGGAGCCCTGGGGGCTGGCCGGAGATCGGCGGTGGGCGGTCGTCGACGAGGCGGGCGACAACCTCTGGCTCGGCGAACATCCCCGGATGGCATCGGTCCGCGCGCAGAACGTGGACGGCGGCGGCCTGCTGCTGTCCGCCCCTGGCATGCCCGACCTGAAAGTCCCGCCGGCTGCCGGGGAGCCGGTGCCTGTAGGCTTCACCGGCCTGGATCAGGCGATCGCCGCCTCCGACGACGCCCACACCTGGTTCACCCGGCTCCTGGGCTGCCCCGCCCGGCTGGTCTGGCTGGACGACCCGCGCCGCCGTACCATCGATCCGGCCCACGGAGGCCTGCCCGGCGAGGTGGTCAGCTTCGCGTGGGACGCGCCGCTGCTGCTGACGTCCGCCGCGTCACTGCGTCTCCTGGACGAGCAGATCGGCGGGGACACCCCGCTCGACATGGCGCGTTTCCGCCCCAACGTGGTGATCGACGGCGCCGAGCCGTACGCCGAGGACTCCTGGACCGAGATCAGGATCGGCGAGGTCGGCTTCCGTGTCTCGGAGTTGTGCGACCGCTGCGCGGTCACCACCATCGACCCGGTGACCCTGGTCAAGGACAAGGAGCCGATCCGCACCCTGGCGAAACACCGCCGCTGGGACGGCAAGACCTGGTTCGGCATCCGCCTGGTGCCGCAGAACGCGGGACGACTCCGGCTCGGCGCTCCGGTCTTCGTCAAACCGGACAGCCGGAGCTAG
- a CDS encoding LacI family DNA-binding transcriptional regulator — protein sequence MVPRIPQEKPALSEKPSGPRKRPSLIDVARVAGVAPITVSRVANAQDTVRESTRKKVLDAMAKVGYQPNTAARALATGRFGTIGVITFTMATYGNARTVAATVAAAERQGYAVTLLTAPSTSQDEVHSAVARLKMQAVDGVVVIVEARLLGDEQLSLPPGIPIVVADSGGASEFCVVDSDQEGGARLATGHLLSLGHRTVWHIAGPARSFAAAARAKAWEETLRAAGVRPPRVFGGDWTTQSGYRHGKTLAADPSVTAIFAANDQMALGAMRALHEAGRAIPGEVSVVGFDDMEDSESFWPPLTTVHQNFDEIGRLCVDSLLDEIRHHTGALRTHIVPTSLVVRQSTAPPPAM from the coding sequence GTGGTGCCCCGGATCCCGCAGGAGAAGCCGGCGTTGAGCGAGAAGCCGTCGGGGCCGCGCAAGCGGCCGTCGCTGATCGACGTGGCGCGCGTCGCGGGCGTCGCCCCGATCACCGTCTCCCGCGTCGCCAACGCGCAGGACACGGTACGCGAGTCCACCCGCAAGAAGGTGCTCGACGCCATGGCCAAGGTGGGATACCAGCCCAACACCGCGGCCCGTGCCCTGGCGACTGGCCGGTTCGGCACGATCGGCGTCATAACGTTCACGATGGCCACGTACGGCAACGCCCGCACCGTCGCGGCGACCGTCGCCGCCGCCGAGCGCCAGGGCTACGCGGTGACGTTGCTGACCGCGCCGTCCACCAGCCAGGACGAGGTGCACAGCGCCGTGGCCCGGCTGAAGATGCAGGCCGTCGACGGCGTCGTCGTGATCGTGGAAGCGCGGCTGCTCGGCGATGAGCAGTTGTCCCTCCCGCCCGGCATCCCGATCGTGGTGGCCGACTCGGGCGGGGCGTCGGAATTCTGCGTCGTGGACAGCGATCAAGAGGGCGGTGCGCGGCTGGCCACCGGGCACCTGCTGTCGCTGGGGCATCGTACGGTCTGGCACATCGCCGGTCCGGCGCGGTCGTTCGCGGCCGCCGCGCGGGCGAAGGCGTGGGAGGAGACCTTGCGCGCGGCCGGTGTGCGCCCGCCGCGCGTGTTCGGCGGCGACTGGACCACCCAGTCCGGCTACCGGCACGGGAAGACCCTGGCCGCGGACCCGTCGGTCACGGCGATCTTCGCGGCCAACGACCAGATGGCGCTCGGGGCGATGCGCGCGCTGCACGAGGCCGGTCGGGCCATCCCGGGCGAGGTCAGCGTGGTCGGCTTCGACGACATGGAGGACTCGGAGTCGTTCTGGCCCCCGCTGACCACCGTGCACCAGAACTTTGACGAAATCGGGCGGCTCTGCGTGGACAGCCTGCTGGACGAGATCCGCCACCACACCGGTGCGTTGCGCACGCACATCGTGCCGACCTCTTTGGTCGTACGGCAGAGCACCGCGCCTCCACCAGCCATGTGA
- a CDS encoding sensor histidine kinase, with product MAGGRSIRARMTIATVALFGVIVSVWVLAISLTYPVRARADLVAQADAASRRLATTIDKVRFTGSIPPWDGVQIMQIVDASGRVLAATEGSAGRQALTDARPTGGDSRVMDRVCHSGGCMVVVGTSNPTSVYGPVVAYAATHEPFLLRSPFLPVILSASAAALVALLGWGAWYGTGRVLAPVERIRSELEHFSAQDLSRRIDVPDTKDEVAELATTVNGTLARLENAVERHRSFVSDASHELRTPIAGLLVRLESGLHDLDEKEWRAAIRDAQRLSDIVHDLLLMARLDAGTPMEQQRIDLGQLVEEEISQRPSRLPMTIDVEPGVHVRGSRLRLGRLLTNLLSNADRYGDSRVWISVRGHADEAVVEVRDDGPGIPEEMRDRVFERFTRLEHSRSRDTGGSGLGLPIARDIARVHGGTLEAGGDSGGRLILRLPRD from the coding sequence ATGGCAGGCGGCCGCTCCATCAGGGCCCGGATGACGATCGCGACGGTGGCGCTGTTCGGCGTCATCGTCAGCGTGTGGGTGTTGGCGATCTCGCTGACGTACCCGGTACGCGCGCGAGCCGACCTCGTCGCCCAGGCGGACGCCGCCAGTCGCCGCCTCGCCACCACCATCGACAAGGTGCGCTTCACCGGCTCCATCCCGCCATGGGACGGTGTGCAGATCATGCAGATCGTCGACGCCTCCGGCCGGGTGCTGGCCGCCACCGAGGGGAGCGCCGGCCGGCAGGCCCTCACCGACGCCCGGCCCACTGGGGGTGACTCCCGGGTCATGGACCGCGTGTGCCACTCCGGCGGCTGCATGGTCGTGGTGGGAACGAGCAACCCCACCAGCGTGTACGGGCCCGTCGTCGCCTACGCGGCCACGCATGAGCCGTTCCTGCTGAGATCGCCGTTCCTTCCCGTGATCCTGTCGGCCTCGGCGGCGGCGTTGGTGGCGCTGTTGGGATGGGGCGCGTGGTACGGCACCGGCCGGGTGCTCGCTCCCGTGGAGCGGATCCGATCGGAGCTGGAGCACTTCAGCGCCCAGGATCTGAGCCGGCGCATCGACGTGCCCGACACGAAGGACGAGGTCGCCGAGCTCGCCACCACCGTCAACGGGACCCTGGCGCGGCTGGAGAACGCCGTGGAGCGGCACCGCAGCTTCGTCTCGGACGCCTCCCACGAGTTGCGGACCCCCATCGCCGGGCTCCTCGTACGCCTGGAGTCAGGGCTCCACGACCTGGACGAGAAGGAGTGGCGGGCGGCGATCAGGGACGCTCAGCGGCTGTCGGACATCGTGCACGACCTGCTCTTGATGGCCCGGCTGGACGCGGGCACGCCGATGGAGCAGCAGCGGATCGATCTCGGGCAGCTGGTAGAGGAGGAGATCTCCCAGCGGCCCTCCCGGTTGCCCATGACCATCGACGTGGAGCCCGGAGTGCACGTCCGGGGGAGCCGGTTGCGGCTGGGGCGGCTGCTGACGAATCTGCTGTCCAACGCCGATCGGTACGGCGACTCCCGGGTGTGGATCTCCGTCCGGGGACACGCGGACGAGGCCGTGGTGGAGGTGCGGGACGACGGGCCGGGGATCCCCGAGGAGATGCGGGACCGGGTGTTCGAACGGTTCACCCGGCTCGAACACAGCCGGTCCCGGGATACCGGGGGCAGCGGGCTGGGGCTGCCGATCGCCCGTGACATCGCAAGGGTCCACGGCGGCACGCTGGAAGCCGGAGGCGACTCAGGAGGGCGGCTGATCCTGCGCCTTCCGCGCGATTGA
- a CDS encoding ricin-type beta-trefoil lectin domain protein, with protein MAALTRGLVPRAVAAAVLLASALTAALAQPATAHSRGTSDFRGVNWADPRDNYAADQVVPTGLSTSDDYAATHAKAKRIVSGFQSVLGANTVRMPVNPSSVGTTWWSSYTGAIDAALARGMKVILSYWEANTAKDGKIDDVAAWNAMWDTIVGKYGKHSRVYFEPMNEPFGYGLDQWVTIGADWLAAHRHVPRGRVIVSGTGYNDNVTGVGAAPELQGTLLSLHFYGFWAAHTTEAEWKADLAARLGEYAYRTLIDEAGAPMTTGLNYGAWNGNIYTSYFAATTNTAREKRMGLVYWPGLRAGDAYSLLSQNADGTLTPNSATGLAQLRWGWGFGDEPPVNDDPPAPPGEVIRGVGSDRCVDVPGWSTANGTQLDLWDCNGGANQSWNHTTDGALMVYGNKCMEIGGDGVSPGSPVQINDCAGTPAQKWAVNADLTITNPATGLCLQATGAGTGNGTLIDVGQCAGTSHQQWRRS; from the coding sequence ATGGCTGCGCTGACACGCGGGCTTGTCCCGCGCGCGGTGGCGGCGGCCGTCCTGCTGGCGAGCGCGCTCACCGCCGCGCTCGCCCAGCCGGCCACCGCGCATTCCCGCGGAACGAGTGACTTCCGCGGCGTCAACTGGGCCGACCCGCGGGACAACTACGCCGCCGACCAGGTCGTGCCGACCGGCCTTTCCACCTCCGACGATTACGCCGCCACCCACGCCAAGGCGAAGCGGATCGTCTCAGGCTTCCAGTCGGTGCTGGGCGCCAACACCGTACGGATGCCGGTGAATCCCTCCAGCGTGGGAACCACCTGGTGGTCGTCCTACACGGGCGCCATCGACGCCGCGCTCGCCCGTGGCATGAAGGTCATCCTGAGCTACTGGGAAGCCAACACCGCCAAGGACGGCAAGATCGACGACGTGGCGGCGTGGAACGCCATGTGGGACACCATCGTCGGCAAGTACGGCAAACACTCCCGCGTGTACTTCGAGCCGATGAACGAGCCATTCGGCTACGGCCTGGACCAGTGGGTCACGATCGGCGCCGACTGGCTGGCCGCGCACCGCCACGTGCCGCGCGGGCGCGTCATCGTCAGCGGCACCGGTTACAACGACAATGTCACAGGGGTCGGCGCCGCACCCGAGCTCCAGGGCACCCTGCTGTCCCTGCACTTCTACGGCTTCTGGGCCGCCCACACCACCGAGGCCGAGTGGAAGGCCGACCTGGCTGCACGCCTCGGCGAGTACGCCTACCGCACCCTCATCGACGAGGCCGGCGCCCCGATGACCACCGGGCTCAACTACGGCGCGTGGAACGGCAACATCTACACCTCCTACTTCGCCGCCACCACCAACACGGCTCGGGAGAAGCGGATGGGCCTGGTCTACTGGCCCGGGCTGCGGGCCGGGGACGCCTACTCACTGCTCTCGCAGAACGCCGACGGCACCCTGACGCCCAACAGCGCGACCGGTCTCGCCCAGCTGAGGTGGGGCTGGGGATTCGGGGACGAGCCGCCGGTCAACGACGACCCGCCCGCTCCCCCGGGCGAGGTGATCAGGGGAGTCGGCTCGGACCGATGCGTCGACGTGCCGGGATGGAGCACCGCCAACGGCACCCAGCTCGACCTGTGGGACTGCAACGGCGGCGCCAACCAGTCCTGGAACCACACCACCGACGGGGCGCTCATGGTCTACGGCAACAAGTGCATGGAGATCGGCGGCGACGGCGTCTCGCCGGGCAGCCCCGTGCAGATCAACGACTGCGCCGGCACGCCCGCCCAGAAGTGGGCCGTCAACGCCGACCTGACCATCACCAATCCGGCCACCGGCCTGTGCCTGCAGGCCACGGGCGCCGGAACCGGCAACGGGACGCTGATCGACGTGGGACAGTGCGCCGGCACCTCCCACCAGCAATGGAGGCGCTCCTAG
- a CDS encoding YoaK family protein has translation MSHKKIRPPAGVSGGAGPMVSERVVARLLVVLAAAAGCLDAVCVTRLGGAFASVVTGNLVQLGRGVATLDGALSAGVTTAVAGYALGVAAGSAGLGSGAGWRRRACLIAVAELALLACVCAGWLAIDGQPNTNAAVLLLAPASAAMGVQSALTISSGVPGASTTYLTGTLTGLMRTRTGTPRRRAAVAGDVGRLAALLCGAIIGALLLRVAPLWAPALPVLLVGVVVAIIAISTRGRIDRP, from the coding sequence ATGTCACACAAGAAGATCAGGCCGCCCGCGGGCGTGTCGGGCGGGGCCGGTCCAATGGTGTCCGAGCGGGTGGTGGCACGCCTGCTGGTGGTTCTCGCCGCGGCCGCGGGTTGCCTGGACGCCGTGTGCGTGACGCGCCTCGGGGGCGCGTTCGCCAGCGTCGTCACCGGCAATCTCGTGCAACTCGGGCGTGGCGTCGCGACGCTGGACGGTGCGCTGTCGGCGGGCGTCACCACAGCCGTGGCCGGTTACGCTCTCGGCGTCGCGGCCGGCAGCGCAGGGCTCGGCAGCGGGGCCGGTTGGCGCCGGCGGGCCTGCTTGATCGCCGTGGCCGAGCTGGCGCTGCTGGCATGCGTGTGCGCTGGATGGCTGGCCATCGACGGGCAGCCGAACACGAACGCCGCCGTGCTGCTGCTCGCGCCCGCCTCGGCGGCGATGGGTGTGCAGAGCGCGCTGACGATCAGCTCAGGCGTGCCCGGGGCATCGACCACCTACCTGACGGGTACGCTGACCGGCCTCATGCGTACCCGCACCGGCACGCCACGCCGGCGGGCCGCCGTCGCGGGCGACGTGGGCAGGCTGGCAGCGCTGCTGTGCGGCGCCATCATCGGCGCGCTGCTGCTGCGCGTGGCGCCGTTGTGGGCGCCGGCCCTGCCGGTGCTGCTGGTCGGCGTCGTCGTCGCGATCATCGCGATCTCCACCCGCGGGCGGATAGACCGTCCGTAA
- a CDS encoding serine/threonine-protein kinase produces the protein MNGGRLSGRYALIRQLGSGGMGTVWLARDEMLHREVAVKELKLPDGMGEAKRAEAVTRSVREAQATARLRHPGIVELHDIVVEQGRPWLVMELLRGRTLDETVALRGPLPPRQVAGIGADVLDALNAAHARGLQHRDVKPGNIFLTDSGRVVLTDFGIAREEGQETLTETGMMIGSPGFIAPERLRGDKGGPASDLWSLAATLYLAAEGRPPFDGSPSERIRATLKTRPRPAREPLGPVLAAMLARPATARPDAQTALRALRDIAAGRPTRLPHAAAMIRERTRRRGRIWALLVITLALVVTAFVAATRSAETDVPDAFTVPIDVCTVLPAQEAAQLLKSRRPVTGRPSTDQGGPTCRWTIPDHGISLQVQTDSGTADPWSMTRQTAHKLLLSEERYWREAGQNVEWTWEAIGAADSYTAKSTPSRRIEGVGEEAFAFELTGPHGRVHTSVVSFRLANLVVAVRYTTLATRPTDASIKETALEAARLTEHALRRAA, from the coding sequence ACCGTGAGGTCGCCGTCAAGGAGCTGAAGCTGCCTGACGGCATGGGCGAGGCGAAGCGTGCCGAGGCCGTCACCAGGTCTGTACGCGAGGCGCAGGCCACCGCCCGGCTACGCCACCCCGGCATCGTCGAGCTGCACGACATCGTGGTCGAGCAGGGCCGGCCCTGGCTGGTCATGGAGCTGCTCCGTGGCCGCACGCTGGACGAGACGGTCGCGCTGCGGGGCCCGCTGCCTCCCCGGCAGGTGGCCGGCATCGGCGCCGACGTGCTCGACGCGCTGAACGCCGCGCACGCGCGCGGTCTGCAGCACCGCGATGTGAAGCCGGGCAACATCTTCCTCACCGACAGCGGCCGGGTCGTGCTCACCGACTTCGGCATCGCCAGGGAGGAAGGCCAGGAGACGCTGACAGAGACCGGAATGATGATCGGCTCACCCGGTTTCATCGCCCCGGAACGCCTGAGGGGCGACAAGGGCGGCCCGGCCAGCGATCTGTGGTCGCTCGCCGCCACGCTTTACCTGGCGGCAGAGGGGCGCCCGCCCTTCGACGGCTCCCCCTCCGAGCGGATCAGGGCGACGCTGAAAACGCGGCCCCGTCCGGCCCGCGAGCCTCTCGGCCCGGTCCTGGCGGCCATGCTCGCCCGCCCCGCGACCGCCAGGCCGGACGCCCAGACGGCCCTGCGCGCGCTCAGGGACATCGCGGCCGGCCGGCCCACCCGGCTGCCCCACGCCGCCGCCATGATCCGGGAAAGGACCCGCAGACGTGGCCGTATCTGGGCCTTATTGGTCATCACGCTGGCGTTGGTCGTCACGGCGTTCGTCGCCGCCACCAGGAGTGCCGAGACAGATGTTCCTGACGCCTTCACCGTGCCCATCGACGTGTGCACGGTGCTGCCGGCCCAGGAGGCGGCTCAGCTGCTCAAGTCACGCCGGCCCGTGACGGGCCGGCCGAGCACCGACCAGGGCGGGCCGACGTGCCGGTGGACCATCCCCGACCACGGGATCAGCCTCCAGGTGCAGACCGACTCCGGCACCGCCGACCCGTGGTCGATGACCAGGCAGACCGCGCACAAGCTCCTGCTCAGCGAGGAACGCTACTGGCGCGAGGCCGGGCAGAACGTGGAATGGACGTGGGAGGCGATCGGCGCGGCGGATTCCTACACCGCGAAGAGCACGCCCAGCCGCAGGATCGAGGGGGTGGGTGAGGAGGCGTTCGCCTTCGAGCTGACCGGCCCGCACGGCAGGGTCCACACTTCTGTCGTCAGCTTCCGGCTGGCGAATCTCGTCGTGGCGGTCCGCTACACGACGCTGGCCACCCGGCCGACCGACGCGTCCATCAAAGAGACCGCGCTCGAAGCCGCACGGCTGACCGAGCATGCCCTGCGCCGCGCCGCCTGA
- a CDS encoding thiopeptide maturation pyridine synthase: MSTWHCAHVYYHADRDALLLGAVRPLLARVREQVEAAYVLRHWRQGPHVRINVRTSPDVWREVVRPALDEIVGGYLKEHPSTTTLDAEAILARHRLMAMREEERGPLTPWRADNSIHEEPFDSRHHVLGSDQAVDLLTSFYADSNDLLFDMLEHAGGKLGVAMNLMLTVAHTSQPITSSYMSFRSHAEGYLTWAADPAASRAAFDRAYAAQRDALVARVRDVIRTLDEPESEPMPFVREWAALMDAYRERAGELAQPMTGPGEAPVLAPRREPSELHRLIFDSPAYHDAVFADPSFLRYRVLLNYTYLHLTRLGLTPLERFHLCHLTANAVEDAYGVSGLEQIRQYIESR, from the coding sequence ATGTCCACCTGGCACTGCGCCCACGTCTACTACCACGCCGACAGGGACGCCCTGCTGCTGGGCGCGGTACGTCCGCTGCTGGCGCGGGTGCGGGAGCAGGTCGAGGCGGCGTACGTGCTCAGACACTGGCGTCAGGGCCCGCACGTGCGGATCAACGTACGGACGTCGCCGGACGTGTGGCGGGAGGTCGTCCGGCCGGCGCTCGACGAGATCGTCGGCGGCTACCTGAAGGAACACCCGTCCACCACGACCCTCGACGCCGAGGCGATCCTGGCCAGGCACCGGCTGATGGCCATGCGGGAGGAGGAGCGCGGCCCGCTCACCCCGTGGCGGGCCGACAACTCCATTCACGAGGAGCCGTTCGACTCGCGCCACCACGTTCTGGGCAGCGACCAGGCCGTTGACCTGCTCACGTCGTTCTACGCCGACAGCAACGACCTGCTGTTCGACATGCTCGAGCACGCCGGCGGCAAGCTGGGTGTGGCCATGAACCTGATGCTGACCGTCGCCCACACGTCCCAGCCGATCACCAGCAGCTACATGTCGTTCCGGTCGCACGCGGAGGGCTACCTGACCTGGGCGGCCGACCCCGCCGCCTCCCGGGCCGCGTTCGACCGCGCTTACGCCGCCCAGCGTGACGCGCTGGTCGCGCGGGTCCGCGACGTGATCCGCACGTTGGACGAGCCCGAGTCCGAGCCGATGCCGTTCGTACGGGAGTGGGCCGCCCTCATGGACGCCTACCGCGAGCGGGCCGGCGAACTGGCCCAGCCGATGACCGGGCCGGGCGAAGCCCCCGTCCTGGCGCCGCGGCGCGAACCGAGCGAGCTCCACCGGCTCATCTTCGACAGCCCCGCCTACCACGACGCCGTCTTCGCCGACCCGTCGTTCCTGCGCTACCGGGTGCTGCTCAACTACACGTACCTGCACCTCACCCGCTTGGGCCTGACCCCCCTCGAACGGTTCCACCTGTGCCATCTGACGGCCAACGCGGTGGAGGACGCGTACGGGGTGTCGGGTCTGGAGCAGATCCGGCAGTACATAGAGAGCCGGTAG
- a CDS encoding GtrA family protein — protein MSVLTTAPHAPATASDSGPATISRRLPSYAVVGATCTVAYLVLFWALSAILPSMAANTIAMLTTAIANTAANRRFTFGVTGSAGAARDHLGGLIAFLIGLGISTLSLAVLPSGSSATAELIAVILANGLASAIRFTLLQGWVFNPRLRSTTH, from the coding sequence ATGAGCGTCCTGACCACCGCCCCCCACGCCCCGGCCACCGCATCGGACTCCGGCCCGGCCACGATCTCCCGCCGGCTGCCGTCCTACGCGGTCGTCGGAGCCACGTGCACGGTGGCCTATCTGGTGCTGTTCTGGGCGCTCTCCGCGATCCTGCCGTCGATGGCCGCGAACACCATCGCCATGCTCACCACGGCGATCGCCAACACCGCCGCCAACCGGCGGTTCACGTTCGGGGTGACCGGCAGCGCGGGAGCCGCGCGCGACCATCTCGGCGGGCTCATCGCCTTCCTCATCGGCCTCGGCATCTCGACGCTGAGCCTGGCCGTCCTGCCGTCGGGCTCCTCGGCGACGGCTGAGCTGATCGCGGTGATCCTGGCCAACGGCCTGGCGTCGGCGATCCGGTTCACCCTGTTGCAGGGATGGGTGTTCAACCCGAGGCTGCGCTCAACGACACACTGA